In the genome of Dermacentor silvarum isolate Dsil-2018 chromosome 1, BIME_Dsil_1.4, whole genome shotgun sequence, one region contains:
- the LOC119434698 gene encoding E3 ubiquitin-protein ligase RNF26-like yields the protein MNVISAILWTLSSVTDGCIAAVCLLLRVNELIGSIILGSCFYATTVLRYFGKCLCQAYTELTFFCQDIVSFVSFIVNVTDALVHGSVDCIIKTSSALVRLGAFLKTSFVNGYYGVVSTASVVVSSCYSFLALLLNSAVLLLQMLPYIAVQVGRYALCVVSGIAKFILTCVMAAVDSVLSAIVTTACVLSQFLFGQPGDVYTGLVILLLTAVMLKIAVRARAHRTVWRRVLRLFNTITYWKRRRQPGGRRGSPSPPPFTMTLRRTTALRRDRMNRLEQELEQEREKQLCVVCLSEARSVILMPCRHFALCTQCLGTLFQQQRQTCPMCRQTIYEAIPVYA from the coding sequence ATGAACGTAATATCTGCCATTCTGTGGACACTAAGCAGCGTGACCGATGGCTGCATTGCTGCTGTGTGCTTACTTCTACGCGTCAACGAACTTATTGGAAGTATTATTCTTGGTTCCTGCTTTTATGCAACGACCGTGCTTCGTTATTTCGGGAAATGCTTGTGCCAAGCTTACACAGAACTTACCTTCTTCTGTCAGGACATCGTCTCGTTTGTCAGTTTCATCGTAAACGTAACTGACGCACTAGTCCATGGCAGTGTAGACTGCATTATCAAGACTTCATCTGCACTGGTTCGTTTAGGAGCTTTTCTGAAAACAAGTTTTGTGAACGGATACTACGGAGTGGTCTCAACAGCATCTGTAGTTGTGTCGTCATGCTACAGCTTCCTGGCGCTTCTGCTGAATTCAGCAGTACTGTTGTTGCAAATGCTGCCGTACATTGCAGTTCAGGTTGGGCGTTATGCGCTCTGCGTTGTATCTGGGATCGCAAAGTTCATTTTGACCTGTGTTATGGCGGCAGTTGACTCCGTACTGAGTGCGATCGTCACTACGGCTTGTGTGCTGTCGCAGTTTCTTTTCGGACAGCCGGGAGACGTGTACACCGGATTAGTAATCCTGCTCCTGACAGCGGTCATGTTGAAGATTGCTGTTCGTGCAAGAGCTCATCGAACCGTGTGGAGACGTGTCTTGCGTCTTTTCAACACCATCACATATTGGAAGCGGCGGCGGCAGCCCGGTGGAAGGAGGGGAAGTCCATCGCCTCCTCCATTTACGATGACTTTGCGACGAACCACTGCACTACGCAGGGACAGAATGAATCGCCTCGAGCAAGAACTTGAACAGGAACGAGAAAAACAGCTCTGTGTTGTCTGCCTAAGTGAGGCACGTTCTGTTATCCTTATGCCTTGTCGTCATTTTGCCCTGTGTACCCAATGCCTTGGAACACTGTTTCAGCAGCAGCGACAGACATGTCCGATGTGTCGACAGACTATTTATGAAGCAATTCCTGTGTATGCTTGA